One Pleurocapsa sp. PCC 7327 DNA segment encodes these proteins:
- the sds gene encoding solanesyl diphosphate synthase, translating to MISTTSLFAPVDNDLRLLTENLKKLVGARHELLEAAAEHLFEAGGKRIRPAIVLLVARATMLDRDITLRHRRLAEITEMIHTASLVHDDIIDEAELRRNVPTVNSLFGDRVAVLAGDFLFAQSSWYLANLDNLEVVKLLSEVIRDYAEGEIQQAMNRFNPSLSIEAYLEKTYYKTASLMANSAKAAGLLSEVPEAVAEHLYSYGRYIGLAFQIVDDILDFTTETEILGKPAGSDLISGNLTAPALYAMEAKPYLEVLIKREFSQEGDIEQALALVKEGNGIERSRELAADYAKLAVQQLDCLKPSEASQALADLADYVLSRLY from the coding sequence ATGATCTCAACAACTTCTTTATTTGCTCCCGTAGATAACGATCTGCGCCTTTTAACAGAAAATCTTAAAAAACTCGTGGGTGCTCGTCACGAACTTTTAGAAGCGGCTGCCGAACATTTGTTTGAAGCTGGGGGAAAGCGAATTAGACCTGCGATTGTCCTGCTGGTTGCGCGGGCTACCATGCTAGATCGAGATATTACGCTACGACATCGACGGTTGGCAGAGATCACGGAGATGATTCACACTGCCAGCCTAGTCCATGACGACATAATCGATGAAGCAGAACTCCGCCGTAACGTTCCCACGGTCAACAGTTTATTTGGCGATCGCGTTGCCGTCCTCGCCGGAGATTTCTTATTTGCCCAGTCTTCTTGGTATCTGGCTAATTTGGATAACTTGGAAGTGGTGAAACTCTTGTCGGAAGTGATTCGAGACTACGCAGAAGGAGAGATCCAGCAAGCAATGAATCGGTTTAATCCGAGTTTATCGATCGAAGCCTACTTAGAAAAAACTTATTATAAAACCGCCTCGTTAATGGCAAACAGCGCCAAGGCGGCGGGATTATTGAGCGAAGTTCCAGAAGCGGTAGCAGAACATTTATATTCATACGGTCGTTACATTGGTCTGGCTTTTCAAATCGTCGATGACATTTTAGACTTTACGACTGAGACGGAAATATTAGGAAAACCCGCAGGTTCGGATCTCATTAGCGGAAACCTGACGGCGCCAGCGCTGTATGCAATGGAAGCCAAGCCTTATTTAGAAGTCCTCATCAAACGAGAATTTAGCCAGGAGGGAGACATAGAACAAGCCCTCGCTTTAGTTAAAGAAGGCAATGGAATCGAACGGTCGAGAGAGTTAGCTGCTGATTATGCTAAGCTTGCCGTACAACAGCTCGATTGTCTCAAACCTTCTGAAGCTTCGCAGGCACTAGCAGACTTAGCAGATTATGTTCTGAGTCGTTTGTATTGA